In Treponema primitia ZAS-2, a genomic segment contains:
- a CDS encoding ArsR/SmtB family transcription factor: MDSQLACTEMAVVNEYSRKMKVCGHPVRLKLLCHIYRQGDPCVTNLWTSLGESQPVISQHLAILKENRVVDSVVQGNRRIYSICDDFIREVIAKMVAEVGEQGPC; encoded by the coding sequence ATGGATAGTCAGCTTGCTTGTACCGAAATGGCTGTTGTTAATGAATATTCACGAAAAATGAAGGTCTGTGGTCATCCTGTGCGCTTAAAACTACTTTGTCATATCTACAGACAGGGGGACCCCTGTGTAACCAACCTTTGGACCAGCCTGGGGGAAAGCCAGCCGGTTATAAGCCAGCATCTGGCGATTCTCAAGGAAAACCGGGTGGTGGATTCCGTGGTTCAGGGAAACCGTCGTATTTATTCAATCTGTGATGATTTTATCAGGGAAGTGATAGCCAAAATGGTCGCCGAAGTGGGCGAACAGGGGCCATGCTGA
- a CDS encoding cysteine desulfurase family protein yields MRHYFDWAATALPLDLPSPSGSVPFGNPSSRHLEGRQARETLEAARSRCAAVLGVPPKQLYFSSGGTESNAIPLQSLLLRKNAAALVSSVEHPSVRENALVLKRLGATIMPIGVEKDGRVTESTLEAALAKIPTLRFAAIMGVNNETGAVMDLGALVKYIRQSSRQGPPVHVHSDLVQALGKIPLDISGWDLDSAAFSAHKIGGPRGVGLLWLRGTKGPQPLEVLGVGGGQEGGIRPGTENTAGALALAECMEAFATREAVEAGYAAATKRWKPLIQALRSMDRCTLIPEDRSDEDPRFSPWILQAGFRGIPGEVMARALDDAGFAVSTGSACSSREQKRPVLEAMGIGRDQSLEGVRFSQGWSTTIEEIEMLTRAIQKILEAL; encoded by the coding sequence ATGCGGCATTATTTTGACTGGGCTGCCACGGCGCTGCCGCTGGATCTTCCCTCCCCTTCCGGCTCGGTCCCCTTCGGCAACCCCTCGTCCCGGCATCTTGAAGGCCGCCAAGCCCGGGAAACCCTGGAGGCAGCCCGGTCCCGCTGCGCCGCTGTACTGGGGGTGCCCCCAAAACAGCTGTACTTCAGTTCCGGGGGCACCGAGTCCAATGCCATCCCCCTGCAATCCCTGCTCCTGCGAAAAAATGCCGCCGCCCTGGTTTCCTCGGTAGAACACCCCTCGGTGCGGGAAAACGCCCTGGTCCTGAAACGGCTGGGAGCGACAATTATGCCTATCGGGGTTGAAAAAGACGGCCGGGTGACGGAAAGCACCCTGGAGGCGGCGTTGGCCAAAATACCCACCCTGCGTTTTGCGGCGATCATGGGGGTGAACAACGAGACCGGGGCGGTGATGGACCTGGGGGCACTGGTGAAGTATATCCGCCAGAGCTCCAGACAGGGGCCGCCGGTCCATGTGCACAGCGATCTGGTCCAAGCCCTGGGGAAGATACCTCTGGATATTAGCGGCTGGGATCTGGATTCGGCGGCCTTCAGCGCCCACAAAATCGGGGGGCCCCGGGGGGTAGGCCTGCTCTGGCTCCGGGGGACCAAAGGCCCGCAGCCCCTAGAAGTGCTGGGTGTCGGAGGCGGCCAGGAGGGGGGCATACGGCCGGGTACTGAAAACACCGCCGGCGCCCTGGCCTTGGCGGAATGTATGGAAGCCTTCGCCACCAGGGAAGCGGTAGAGGCCGGGTATGCCGCCGCCACAAAACGCTGGAAGCCCTTGATACAGGCCCTCCGCTCCATGGACCGCTGCACCCTTATCCCGGAGGATCGCAGTGATGAGGATCCCCGGTTTTCCCCCTGGATACTCCAGGCGGGTTTCCGGGGCATACCCGGGGAAGTAATGGCCCGGGCCTTGGACGATGCGGGGTTCGCAGTTTCCACCGGCTCCGCCTGTTCTTCCCGGGAGCAAAAACGGCCGGTCCTGGAAGCCATGGGCATTGGGAGGGACCAAAGCCTTGAGGGGGTGCGCTTTTCCCAGGGCTGGTCCACTACTATAGAAGAAATAGAGATGCTTACCCGGGCAATACAGAAAATTCTGGAGGCCCTCTAA
- the thrA gene encoding bifunctional aspartate kinase/homoserine dehydrogenase I: MVVLKFGGTSVGSPEAIRKLIGILGDSEHAGKVRVVVVSALSGVTDSLIGLARQAAEGEVARAALKTLEERHRKISHAFLAGTERQETDAAIKASFAELSRTLDGIGILRELSPRSFDYVMSFGERLSAALLAHICTAQGVQAEYLDARPLVLTDGNYGSARYQGDESYSRIRSYLKKHPALQIATGFIGSNAEGHTTTLGRGGSDLSAAIFGAAMGAKCVEIWTDVDGILTADPKLVKTAFKIDSLSYNEAMELSHFGAKVLHPPTVRPALEKGIPIVIRNTFNPPGGGTRIADDADPGNYPIRGISSMGNVTLVRVQGSGMVGMTGFSARLFGALARKGISIILITQASSEYSICVVVAPQDGPLAAAVIGEEFEREIASGAIEAPAVMEDLAIIAVVGSNMEHTTGISGKVFHALGRNGINVVAIAQGSSEINISAVIGAQDVAKALNAIHEAFFLAGVRTVNLFLIGIGNIGGTLLDQITSHKETLADQYKIRINLVGVANSSRMIFNPAGLEPKKIRGVLSSGDIKQGSAGTELLPLTLPEFIRKMKSFNLPTTAFCDCTANPDVAAVYAEILQAAIPVVTPNKRANSGSLDYYKTITGYSRDRGIPYLYETTVCAGLPVISVLRDLALSGDKVRRIEAVLSGTLSFIFNNFDGSKTFSALVREAKAKGYTEPDPRDDLNAMDAARKALILARECGMSLEFPAVAIEPILPPSCFKANGVEAFFTELEKADADFEKRRLEAAKEGKVLRYVSIIEEGSARLSLRAESPGSPFLSLVDSDNIVVITTDRYSKLPMVIKGPGAGAQVTAGGVFADILRIARTLV; this comes from the coding sequence ATGGTAGTACTGAAATTCGGGGGCACTTCGGTTGGGTCCCCAGAGGCGATTCGGAAATTGATAGGTATTCTGGGTGATTCGGAGCATGCCGGTAAAGTCCGGGTAGTGGTGGTTTCCGCCCTGTCCGGGGTTACCGACAGCCTTATCGGCCTGGCCCGGCAGGCGGCGGAGGGCGAAGTTGCCCGGGCGGCTCTTAAGACCCTGGAAGAACGGCACCGCAAAATAAGCCATGCCTTCCTTGCCGGGACAGAGCGGCAGGAAACGGACGCCGCCATAAAGGCTTCCTTTGCGGAGCTGAGCCGTACCCTGGACGGTATAGGTATACTCCGGGAGCTTTCCCCCCGGAGCTTTGATTATGTGATGAGCTTTGGGGAACGGCTGTCTGCGGCTCTCCTTGCCCATATCTGCACCGCCCAGGGTGTTCAGGCGGAATACCTGGACGCCCGGCCCCTGGTCCTGACCGACGGCAACTATGGGTCTGCCCGGTATCAGGGCGATGAAAGCTACAGCCGCATCCGGTCCTACCTTAAAAAACACCCGGCCCTTCAAATAGCCACGGGCTTTATCGGGTCAAACGCCGAAGGGCATACCACCACCCTGGGCCGGGGGGGATCGGACCTGAGCGCCGCCATTTTCGGCGCCGCCATGGGGGCAAAATGTGTGGAAATCTGGACCGATGTGGACGGCATACTTACCGCGGACCCGAAGCTTGTTAAGACCGCTTTCAAAATTGATTCTCTGTCATATAATGAAGCTATGGAGCTTTCCCATTTTGGCGCCAAAGTTCTTCATCCCCCCACGGTGCGTCCTGCCCTGGAAAAAGGCATACCCATAGTGATACGGAATACCTTCAATCCCCCAGGGGGGGGCACCCGGATCGCCGACGACGCGGATCCGGGGAATTACCCCATACGGGGGATCTCTTCTATGGGAAATGTGACCCTGGTCCGGGTGCAGGGTTCGGGCATGGTGGGGATGACCGGCTTCTCCGCCCGGCTTTTTGGCGCCCTGGCCCGGAAGGGGATCAGTATCATCCTCATTACCCAGGCCTCCAGCGAATACTCCATCTGCGTTGTGGTTGCACCCCAGGACGGACCCCTGGCGGCAGCTGTTATAGGGGAGGAATTTGAGCGGGAAATCGCTTCCGGGGCCATTGAGGCGCCTGCGGTGATGGAGGACCTGGCGATTATAGCCGTGGTGGGTTCCAATATGGAGCATACCACGGGCATTTCCGGCAAGGTCTTCCACGCCCTGGGCCGGAACGGGATCAACGTGGTGGCCATAGCCCAGGGTTCCTCGGAAATCAACATCTCCGCAGTTATCGGCGCCCAGGATGTGGCCAAGGCCCTGAACGCGATTCACGAGGCCTTTTTCCTGGCCGGGGTCCGCACGGTCAACCTCTTCCTCATCGGCATCGGCAATATAGGCGGAACCCTGCTGGACCAGATCACCAGCCATAAAGAGACCCTGGCTGACCAGTATAAAATACGGATCAACCTGGTGGGGGTGGCCAATTCCAGCCGGATGATCTTCAACCCTGCAGGCTTGGAACCGAAAAAGATCCGGGGGGTCCTCAGTTCCGGGGATATCAAACAGGGCTCAGCAGGTACCGAACTACTCCCCCTGACCTTGCCTGAATTTATCCGCAAGATGAAATCCTTCAACCTCCCCACCACCGCCTTCTGCGACTGTACCGCCAACCCCGATGTGGCCGCTGTTTACGCAGAGATACTGCAGGCCGCCATACCCGTGGTCACCCCCAACAAGCGGGCCAACTCCGGTTCCCTGGATTACTACAAAACCATCACCGGCTATTCCCGTGACCGGGGCATCCCCTATCTCTACGAAACCACGGTCTGCGCGGGGCTCCCGGTAATCTCGGTGCTCCGGGACCTGGCCCTTTCCGGGGACAAGGTCCGGCGCATTGAGGCGGTGCTTTCCGGCACCCTGAGCTTCATTTTCAACAACTTTGACGGCAGCAAAACCTTTTCCGCCCTGGTCCGGGAAGCCAAGGCCAAAGGCTACACCGAGCCGGACCCCCGGGACGACCTCAACGCCATGGACGCCGCCCGCAAAGCCCTGATCCTGGCCCGGGAATGCGGCATGTCCCTGGAATTTCCCGCCGTAGCCATTGAGCCCATACTTCCCCCCTCCTGCTTCAAGGCCAACGGGGTTGAAGCCTTCTTTACGGAACTGGAAAAGGCCGACGCCGACTTTGAAAAGCGCCGCCTGGAAGCCGCCAAAGAGGGCAAGGTCCTGCGCTATGTTTCAATCATCGAGGAAGGTTCCGCCCGGCTCTCCCTCCGGGCCGAATCCCCGGGCAGCCCCTTCCTGTCCCTGGTGGACTCGGACAACATCGTGGTGATCACCACGGACCGGTATTCCAAACTGCCCATGGTGATAAAAGGCCCCGGAGCCGGCGCCCAGGTAACCGCCGGCGGGGTATTCGCGGACATACTGCGGATCGCCAGGACCCTGGTGTAA
- a CDS encoding MraY family glycosyltransferase: protein MALGIITTTFVLSCTFVAIVLRLSRKKAWFDPIDERKIHTGEVPRLGGLGFATAFILVVFGIIFLVPALGIKLPNALLGPSFIFPLISIIIIFISGVFDDFHPMAPRYKLFIQFIAGILVLIPNYTFNRIFPFNIGSLGELIWLRYPITFLWIVGLTNAVNFIDGVDGLAGGVSALAALFYALIFMHSPNGGPTSLLALCLVAALGGFLVFNLPFPRARIFMGDGGSQFLGFTLALLPLSNGTGTGIPVFYAAALLSIPIFDTIAAIWRRLRDGRRIDSPDRLHIHHKLMNMGLSSRKVDAVLYGLQILLGVLVFESLRFKGGLSILLLGAAYAATAGFFTFIHFANRAIQKQLKTHTSET, encoded by the coding sequence ATGGCTTTGGGGATTATTACTACAACATTTGTTTTGTCCTGCACTTTTGTAGCCATAGTTCTTCGTCTGTCCCGTAAAAAAGCCTGGTTTGATCCCATTGATGAGCGGAAAATCCACACCGGCGAGGTACCCCGCCTGGGGGGACTAGGCTTCGCAACGGCTTTTATACTGGTAGTTTTTGGCATTATCTTCCTGGTTCCGGCCCTGGGGATAAAACTTCCCAATGCACTTTTAGGGCCAAGCTTCATATTCCCCCTGATTTCGATAATCATCATCTTTATTTCCGGTGTTTTTGATGATTTCCATCCCATGGCGCCCCGGTATAAGCTGTTTATCCAGTTTATCGCGGGAATTTTGGTGCTTATCCCCAATTATACCTTTAACAGGATATTTCCCTTCAATATTGGATCCCTGGGGGAGCTCATTTGGCTGCGCTACCCCATTACTTTCCTCTGGATAGTGGGGCTCACCAATGCGGTAAACTTCATTGACGGGGTGGACGGCCTGGCCGGAGGGGTTTCGGCCCTGGCGGCCCTGTTTTATGCTCTTATTTTTATGCATTCTCCCAACGGAGGCCCCACAAGCCTCCTCGCTCTCTGCCTTGTGGCGGCTTTGGGGGGCTTTCTGGTGTTTAATTTACCCTTTCCCCGGGCCAGGATATTCATGGGCGATGGGGGCAGCCAGTTTCTGGGCTTCACCCTGGCGCTGCTCCCTCTGAGCAACGGGACCGGCACCGGTATACCGGTCTTCTACGCCGCTGCGCTGCTCAGCATCCCGATCTTTGACACCATCGCCGCCATTTGGCGCAGACTCAGGGACGGGCGGCGGATTGACAGCCCTGATCGGCTTCATATTCATCATAAACTAATGAATATGGGCCTCAGCTCCCGAAAAGTGGATGCGGTTCTCTATGGATTGCAAATTTTGTTGGGTGTCCTGGTATTTGAGTCCCTGCGGTTTAAGGGCGGCCTCTCGATACTTTTACTGGGGGCAGCCTATGCGGCGACGGCTGGTTTTTTCACCTTCATCCACTTTGCAAACCGGGCAATTCAAAAACAGCTGAAAACCCATACCTCGGAAACCTGA